The proteins below are encoded in one region of Musa acuminata AAA Group cultivar baxijiao unplaced genomic scaffold, Cavendish_Baxijiao_AAA HiC_scaffold_826, whole genome shotgun sequence:
- the LOC135664315 gene encoding cytochrome b6-f complex subunit 4, with the protein MSGSFGGWIHKNSPIPITKKPDLNDPVLRAKLAKGMGHNYYGEPAWPNDLLYIFPVVILGTIACNVGLAVLEPSMIGEPADPFATPLEILPEWYFFPVFQILRTVPNKLLGVLLMVSVPTGLLTVPFLENVNKFQNPFRRPVATTVFLIGTAVALWLGIGATLPIDKSLTLGLF; encoded by the coding sequence atgtcCGGTTCCTTCGGGGgatggatccataagaattcacctatcccaataacaaagaAACCTGACTTGAACGATCCTGTATTAAGAGCTAAATTGGCTAAAGGGATggggcataattattatggagaacccgcatggcccaatgatcttttatatatttttccagtAGTAATTCTAGGTACTATTGCATGTAATGTAGGCTTGGCAGTTCTAGAACCGTCAATGATTGGTGAACCGGCGGATCCATTTGCAactcctttggaaatattacccgaATGGTACTTCTTTCCCGTATTTCAAATACTCCGCACAGTacccaataagttattaggtgtTCTTTTAATGGTTTCAGTACCAACGGGATTATTGACAGTACCTTTTTTGGAGAATGTTAATAAATTCCAAAATCCATTTCGTCGTCCAGTAGCTACAACAGTCTTTTTGATCGGTACCGCAGTAGCTCTTTGGTTAGGTATTGGAGCAACATTACCTATTGATAAATCGCTAACTTTAGGTcttttttaa